The Ignavibacteriales bacterium nucleotide sequence AGTATCACAGCTAATGTAGCTGAAGGTTATGGAAGATATCATTACCAGGAAGGAATTCAGTTTTATAGAATCGCAAGAGGTTCACTTTATGAACTTAAAGATCATTTAATAAGCTGTTTTGACTTTGGTTATGTTGATACTGACCTTAAGCTGGAAGGCGAAAAATTAATTGAAGATGCTAAAGTTACATTAAATGGATTTATTAATTTTATTAGGAATAGGATTAAAGAAGGCAAAGGTTGAAGTATATGAGAATATGGTATAAAGTGATAGGGTAGGATAAAAAGGTATTGGGAATAAAATATAAGGTACCTAATGTATTTTCATGTTGTTTGCCTATACCCCTATACCCCTATACCCCTATACCTTTATAACCTTATACCCCTATAACCTTAACGCACCAAGAGCAACAATGAAGATCATTAACACCATAAAAGAAATGCATTCCTTTTCTAAAAAAACGAAAAGAGAAGGGAAGACTTTAGCTCTGGTTCCAACAATGGGATTTCTGCACGAAGGACATTTATCCCTTGTAAGAAAGGCAAAGGAAATAGCGGATATAGTTGTTGTTTCTCTTTTCGTTAATCCAACACAGTTTGCTCCCAATGAGGATTTTACTAAATATCCTCGGGATGAGGAAAGAGATAAAAAGCTTTTAGAAGATTTAGATGTTGATGTACTTTTTATTCCATCTGAACAGGAAATTTATCCGAAAGAATTTCAAACCTACGTAGATGTTTGGGAAATTACTAAGAAGCAAGAAGGAGAATTCAGACCTGCACATTTTAAAGGTGTTACAACTGTGGTTTCAATTCTTTTTAATTGTGTTTATCCGGACTATGCTATCTTCGGACAAAAAGATGCACAACAAGTTGCTGTTGTCAAACAAATGGTAAGAGACTTAAAATTCGATATACAAATTGTTGTTTCTCCAATTGTTCGCGAATTTGATGGATTAGCGATGAGTTCCAGAAATGTATATTTATCTGTGGAAGAAAGAAAAGATGCTTTAGTTTTATATGAATCTCTTAAGTACGCTATAAGCAAGGTTAAAGAAGGTGAAAGGAATATTAGAGAAATAGTTAGTCAAATGATTAAAAAAATAAATTCAGTTAAAACATCCAATCTGGAATACATAAGAATTGTTTTATCATCCAATTTTTCCGAATCTGAAATTCTGATTGAGGGTAATGAATATTATGTTTTAATAGCTTGCAGGATTGGCGCAACAAGGTTGATAGATAATGTACTGGTGAATGTCTAACCTTTTGTATTTAAGTCAATCCTTTGGTAAATTTGCCAGCACTTTATTTAATGTATAAAATTTAAAAATATAATAAATATGAAAAAAAATATTTTAGTATTAGTTCTGCTTTTTATCCTTTCCAGCGGGATATTTGGGCAAACCGACAAGTCCGAAACGTCATCAACATTAATGCTTTCTTCCAGTACAATCAGTATAACAATTGGTGGAGCATTTCTGGTAAACGGGACATTTCCTGCACTGCCAACTGAAAGAGTTGATCAATTTGTAACAAGAATTTTTATGGAAGCTAAGAAAGATGCTTTAAAAAATAAAGATGAATATCAAAACACTGCTGAAGTTATAAAAAAAATTGATAACTACGCACGCCGTAATATTAAATTAAAAAGAGTAACTGGCGAAGAATTTTCGTTAGATTTAGAAAAGTTCAGGATTACTGGAGACTTTGTAAATAATCCATACTTAAAAAGTGATGATGTTTTAATTTTTCCTGATATAGATAATTCAAGAAATTATATATCAGTTTTTGGGGCTGTAAACAACCCAGTTACTTTTCAATTTGTGGATGGGGATAAACTTTCTGACGCAATTGCATTTTCCCGGGGAATTAACCCGGCTTATGAAAATGTTAATACAATTCAAATAATCCGGTTAAGTTACGACGGAAATAAAGAACACACTTTTGTTTACAAATTGTCAGAAAATCCATCATTGCAGCGTGGCGATAGAATATTTGTTCTTGCAGATGAAACACAAAAGAAAGATTTTAGAATTTATATTGCCGGTGAAGTAAACAGACCGGGTTTTATTCCAATCACAAAAAATAATACCCAACTTATAGACGTAATAAAAAAAGCAGGTGGAATAAAAGAAACTGCTGATTTAAATAGAGCAGAATTAATCCGGGGTGCAAATGTGTTTAAGTCGATTCTCTTTACGCAGGAATTTGAAGCACTGCTAATGCAGAGAATGTCCAACATAACTTCTGAAGACTCACTTTCATTTAGTGTGGATAACAAATTGAGATTTTCCAGAGGAAACGGAACAATTGATTTTAATAAATTAAGTGATACATCATCAACAGAAAGCAAATTTATTCTTAGAGATGGAGATTATGTATTTATTCCAGAAAAAATAAATTTAGTTTATGTCTTCGGACAAGTAAACGTTCCTGGATATGTTCAGTATGTCCAAGGTGAGGATTATCAGTATTATATTAACAAGGCTGGTGGAATTGGTCAAACTGCCAAAGGGGATGTATATCTGATTAAAGGAAAAACAAGAAGTTGGATCCAGGTAAATGAGGATAATAAAAGTTCAGTTGAAGCCGGGGATTATCTATGGTTACCAAAAGAAAATCCAAGAACTTTTCAATGGTACCTTGATCGTGTGTTAACAGTATCCAGCGTAGTTGGTACTCTTGCAACAATTTTATTGCTAATTACACAATTGACAAAATAATAAAATTTTCATCCGACAATTTAATTTAGGGCAATAATGGAAAAAGAATTTGATAATAAAAAATCTGCTAAAATTTCGGACTATCTGTACATTCTTTTTAAATGGAAGAAATTTTTAATTATAAATATGTTCATAGTTATAATAGCTGCAACCATTTATGCATTTTTAATTCAACAGGAATATAAAGCAACCGCAGTAGTAATGATTCCCCAAGAAAGCTCAATGGGATTAGGTGGTTTGACAGGATTATTATCAAATAAATCAACAGCAAACATTGGATCAAAACTACTTGGAGTTTCTAGAACTGATGAAGATGTGCTATTAGGAATTTTAAATAGCCGTACTTCATTAACAAATGCTATAAAAAAATTTAATTTAATGAAATACTATGAGATAGATGACAAAAATATGGACAAAGCACTTAAAGCCTTT carries:
- the panC gene encoding pantoate--beta-alanine ligase — protein: MKIINTIKEMHSFSKKTKREGKTLALVPTMGFLHEGHLSLVRKAKEIADIVVVSLFVNPTQFAPNEDFTKYPRDEERDKKLLEDLDVDVLFIPSEQEIYPKEFQTYVDVWEITKKQEGEFRPAHFKGVTTVVSILFNCVYPDYAIFGQKDAQQVAVVKQMVRDLKFDIQIVVSPIVREFDGLAMSSRNVYLSVEERKDALVLYESLKYAISKVKEGERNIREIVSQMIKKINSVKTSNLEYIRIVLSSNFSESEILIEGNEYYVLIACRIGATRLIDNVLVNV
- a CDS encoding SLBB domain-containing protein, whose product is MKKNILVLVLLFILSSGIFGQTDKSETSSTLMLSSSTISITIGGAFLVNGTFPALPTERVDQFVTRIFMEAKKDALKNKDEYQNTAEVIKKIDNYARRNIKLKRVTGEEFSLDLEKFRITGDFVNNPYLKSDDVLIFPDIDNSRNYISVFGAVNNPVTFQFVDGDKLSDAIAFSRGINPAYENVNTIQIIRLSYDGNKEHTFVYKLSENPSLQRGDRIFVLADETQKKDFRIYIAGEVNRPGFIPITKNNTQLIDVIKKAGGIKETADLNRAELIRGANVFKSILFTQEFEALLMQRMSNITSEDSLSFSVDNKLRFSRGNGTIDFNKLSDTSSTESKFILRDGDYVFIPEKINLVYVFGQVNVPGYVQYVQGEDYQYYINKAGGIGQTAKGDVYLIKGKTRSWIQVNEDNKSSVEAGDYLWLPKENPRTFQWYLDRVLTVSSVVGTLATILLLITQLTK
- a CDS encoding four helix bundle protein, with amino-acid sequence MVTSQEVYNDVGIGNMIINEPHDLYNANKDFTTLSAWIKCREVKLFFYKKILICLLKEEKFNLDNQIRKASVSITANVAEGYGRYHYQEGIQFYRIARGSLYELKDHLISCFDFGYVDTDLKLEGEKLIEDAKVTLNGFINFIRNRIKEGKG